A stretch of DNA from Nitrospira sp.:
ATCTAACATCTTTGATTCCAAACACTTCATAATCTCTGCGATCTTCATTCAACACAAAATCAAGTTTACTGACAACCCACTTCACAAGTAATGTTGTTCCGACGCCACCCTCTGATTTCACAAACACCTCTACAAGAGGGAGAATGATGAATCGAAGAAAGATCATCAGAAAAAACACCTCAAATATCATGAAACTGCTTCGCTCGATCAGATCCTGAATGACCATTACTGACCATAGGCTTATCTATAACTTGCTCACAAATTATTTAGCGCTATAAATTTCGCAATGCAATTAATATGTATTTCAATCTATTATCTTATCTAGCTATTAGATAAATTAAATCTCCCAATCACATCTAGCAACTTCATGAATTTACCTTATCCTTCCACATCCAGCATCTGAGAAAATCATGCCAGCGGCTTAGACTTTGCATGGAAATAAACAGTCAGACTGACATAATTGCATGCATTATTACGAGTCTTTGCGTATAGAAAAGACCCCCCTTACATGGCATACTTCGCAGCATCATACTTAGCTCTAGCCAGACCAAGCATCGTGTATGATGCAAGTCTAATCAGACCAGTACAAGGCACAAGAGGAGTGTTGTGCGCGTTCTTAAGACCCCCGTGTCACACCCATAGCACTAGCTTCAGGTAGATTGATTTTTCTCTTGAGAACTGGCGGAGCGAATAGAAACTGATTGTTAAACCTCACAAGGTACAAGATAAGGTCTTCTGGATGACTCCTCACAAAAAGTTTCTGGATCAGCGCGTCTTCTACCAGCAACACCGATCCCGATATCCCTTTCCTGTATCATAAACAGACTGGCTCAAGCCCGTGAGAGATAGCTACACGAACACGCAATTATCACCAATAGCACAAAGGGGATCACAGTTGCCATGAACAACGCCATTCTTCCATCGCTAACGATAGCGATTGTTAGCGGTCATCACCTAGCGAGGTTGGGATTGCAGAGAATTTTTGAGAGTAGAGCGACTCGCCGCATCATCATTCAGCAGTACCAGCGTATCACTCCTGACCTCTCCCTTCCAGAGCTCCGCCCAGACGTCTTTATCCTCGATATGGAGACCGAGCGAGACACTATGGGAGCGATCAGATGGATTCGCACATCCTCTCCGACGAGCAAAATCCTGCTACTGAGCGGATTTGAAGAAAAAAACCGTATGCACGAAGCCTTTGAATGCGGTGTGGACGGAGTAATGCTGAAGATACAACCGCCAGAGGTTGTGTTGGCTATGATTGATTCGCTCTCCCCTTCCCCTTGTCACCACACCCACCTCGTGCAGGATGTAATGAAAGGCACAGACCTTAAACGGACTTTCATTTCGAATCCCCCTATAGAAAGACGATACGCGTCCTGGCCCGATGGCCTAACAGAGCGAGAACACGAGATTATTAAGTTGCTCCGTCAAGGCCTATCAAATAAAGACATTGCTCACGCCCTTTCTATTTCTGATAGTACGGTACGACACCATTTGACCAATATTTTCGACAAAGTCGGTGTGCCAAATCGACAGAAACTCCTCGTCCATGCACAAACGGTTCGCTCCTTCTCTGACTAACACACTACCACCAAGTTACTTTCAACTTTGTTGACGACACGACAGAATCAACAGTTGTACGATCTCATGATTTTCTGAGCTTTCTAGCCCATAAAAATGGTAGAAGTCAGACATACGATCTTGGTAATATGCGAAGAATGAACGGTCATTTACGTGGCAGCTGACAATCCTTCATCGTAAGATCGGATCCCCACAGTGCCGAGGTAGCTCAGTTGGCAGAGCACAGCCCTGAAAAGGCTGGTGTCGACAGTTCGATTCTGTCCCTCGGCACCACAATTCCCCCTACCCCTTTAAAACCAGCTAGTTAGCATTCAAGTCCGTCCTTGGGGCCGATACCGGTACGGTATTTTGGCGCTCTATGGGTACGGTATTCCTTCGTGGTCGCTACTATTCGAGGGTCTTTGTCCCCGCTGATCTGCGCCCTCTCATCGGTCGTGTCGAGATTCGGAAGAGTCTTAGGACGGTCATGTACCGTGATGCTAAGCTTCTGTCGTACCGGTGGGAAGGGCGGTTGTCGCACCTCTTCACCACGCTACGGACGAAGGGGCTTTCCATGACCCTTGAGCAGATCAAGCGGTTGGTTCAGACCTATATCGATGAGGAACTTGAGGGCCAAGAGGCTTGGCGCATGTCGCTGAAGAACGGCGGCGACGATGACCAGAAAGACACCTTGGACATGGTCCTCACAGATCGTCTTGCTGAGACCACTGAGCACCTACAACGGAACGATTATCGAATGGTCTCAAAGAAAGTAGATGACCTGCTACAGCGACACAAGAGGACAGTACCCAAGACTTCAGAGGCCTATCATCGACTCTGTCGGGAACTCCTCAAGGCTGAGCAGTATATCTTGAAGCGTGAGCTAGATAGGCACGATGGGCACTACTGGAAAGAGTTCGACCAAGGGACCACCCGCGAACACCCACAACCTGAAACCGTCCGCCTCATCTCCGAGGCCTTGGAGGATTATTTCAAACATTATGAACACCGTGACAAGCGCACGAACCACGAGAAGCGGGTGATCTTCACCAGGTTCATCGATAGCCTAGGCGGTGATCGTCCCTTGCAAGACGTGGTCAAGGCGGACTGTATCCGGTTCCGTGATCAATACAGCCGTCTGCCGAAACGTGTCCCAAACGATCTCCGGGGAAAGACGCTGGGGGATGTCTTAAGGGCGGTAGCGGAGGCACCCTACCAGGCCGTCACCAAGACCACGGTCAACCTTGCCCTCGACGATGTGCGACACTTCTTCCAATGGGCGCTGAAACAGGATTACTACCTTGGGAAGAATCCAGTTGATGGGATTGCCTACGAAGGCACGAAGCAAAACTCCTACGATGCCTTTACCGATGCCGATCTGAAGGCTATCTTCTCGTCACCAGGTTTCACCCAAGAGCGAACAGGGAAACATCCGGAACGGTACTGGCTGATCTTGCTCCTTGCGTTCACAGGGGCAAGGCGGGAAGAGGTCGCACAATTACGCCAGGACGATATCAAGACAGAAGATGGTGTCTACTACTACGTCAACATCACCGACGATCTTGAGCAAGGCAAGCGGGTGAAGAATGCGCATAGCAAGAGGCGTGTCCCGATTCATTCAAGGTTGATAGATCTTGGTTTCCTTGAGTTTGTCGCCACTCGACCGAACAGACTGTTTAGAACGAAAGAGAAGACCAAGGGCCGGGACACGGTAGGCGATGCTGTCGGGAAGTGGTTCAATCGA
This window harbors:
- a CDS encoding response regulator transcription factor — encoded protein: MNNAILPSLTIAIVSGHHLARLGLQRIFESRATRRIIIQQYQRITPDLSLPELRPDVFILDMETERDTMGAIRWIRTSSPTSKILLLSGFEEKNRMHEAFECGVDGVMLKIQPPEVVLAMIDSLSPSPCHHTHLVQDVMKGTDLKRTFISNPPIERRYASWPDGLTEREHEIIKLLRQGLSNKDIAHALSISDSTVRHHLTNIFDKVGVPNRQKLLVHAQTVRSFSD
- a CDS encoding site-specific integrase — its product is MGTVFLRGRYYSRVFVPADLRPLIGRVEIRKSLRTVMYRDAKLLSYRWEGRLSHLFTTLRTKGLSMTLEQIKRLVQTYIDEELEGQEAWRMSLKNGGDDDQKDTLDMVLTDRLAETTEHLQRNDYRMVSKKVDDLLQRHKRTVPKTSEAYHRLCRELLKAEQYILKRELDRHDGHYWKEFDQGTTREHPQPETVRLISEALEDYFKHYEHRDKRTNHEKRVIFTRFIDSLGGDRPLQDVVKADCIRFRDQYSRLPKRVPNDLRGKTLGDVLRAVAEAPYQAVTKTTVNLALDDVRHFFQWALKQDYYLGKNPVDGIAYEGTKQNSYDAFTDADLKAIFSSPGFTQERTGKHPERYWLILLLAFTGARREEVAQLRQDDIKTEDGVYYYVNITDDLEQGKRVKNAHSKRRVPIHSRLIDLGFLEFVATRPNRLFRTKEKTKGRDTVGDAVGKWFNRLKAEVGVHGRKPLHSFRHTMVTRLTSAGVPQDMREILVGHASAGVHGAIYTHREEITLTLLREHLEKLRLPI